One window of the Microtus ochrogaster isolate Prairie Vole_2 unplaced genomic scaffold, MicOch1.0 UNK5, whole genome shotgun sequence genome contains the following:
- the Trmt44 gene encoding probable tRNA (uracil-O(2)-)-methyltransferase isoform X2, which translates to MCISSGSITVKENERWYSDGVVYPKPAWLREELLSKLARWAVENRKSEFKSTLSLVSVLRYSRLYQELKEKYRDMVKVWPEVTDPEKFVYEDVAIATYLLILWEDERTERGVTTKQSFVDLGCGNGLLVHILSSEGHPGRGIDVRRRKIWDMYGPQTQLEEGSIIPSDKTLFPGVDWLIGNHSDELTPWIPVIAARSSYTCRFFVLPCCFFDFVGRYHRRQSRKTQYREYLDFVLEVGLSCGFHMQEDCLRIPSTKRVCLIGKSRTYLPSSELWMDEQRTRYLHSRQGHSQCPSREGHTPSAPQAAAHDAGPQDSHRTCDAGAECMPDALAAEGGVAPATGLWMPGFCPREKAERVRNCAALPRDFIDQVVLQVANLLLDGKNLTTGSSEDGSLKTWNEGGSLSLAEVAAELSPETLQQLKRECGGLQTLLRNNHQVFEVLNGQVHIRDWRRELQREKPPEAKRSLPAEVFKTRICWFFTHHPDGCVLPAALCPFAHGPEELRPSQTSKKQKQAP; encoded by the exons ATGTGTATCAGCTCCGGCTCCATCACAGTGAAGGAGAATG AGAGGTGGTATTCAGATGGCGTTGTCTATCCCAAACCTGCCTGGCTTAGAGAAGAACTGCTGTCCAAGCTGGCCAGGTGGGCCGTGGAGAACAGGAAGAGTGAATTTAAAAGCACCCTTTCCCTGGTGTCTGTCCTGCGCTACAGCAGGCTGTACCAGGAGCTCAAAGAGAAGTACAGAGACATGGTAAAG GTTTGGCCTGAAGTAACAGATCCTGAAAAGTTTGTCTATGAAGACGTGGCCATCGCTACATACCTGCTG ATTCTATGGGAAGACGAGAGAACCGAGAGGGGAGTCACCACCAAGCAGTCCTTCGTGGACTTAGGGTGTGGAAATGGCCTCCTGGTTCACATCTTGAGCAGTGAGGGG CATCCAGGCAGAGGGATTGATGTCCGAAGAAGGAAGATCTGGGACATGTATGGACCCCAAACTCAGCTGGAG GAAGGTTCCATCATCCCGAGTGACAAGACCCTGTTCCCTGGTGTTGATTGGCTGATTGGTAACCATTCTGATGAGCTCACTCCCTGGATCCCTGTCATTGCAGCCAG GTCTTCCTACACCTGCCGTTTCTTCGTCCTGCCCTGCTGTTTCTTTGACTTTGTGGGGCGATACCACCGGCGGCAGAGCAGGAAGACACAGTACCGTGAGTACCTGGACTTCGTGCTGGAGGTGGGACTTTCCTGTGGCTTCCACATGCAGGAAGACTGCCTCAGGATTCCTTCTACCAAGCGG GTCTGCCTCATTGGAAAATCCAGAACATACCTGCCTTCTTCAGAGCTCTGGATGGATGAGCAGAGGACTCGGTACCTCCACAGCAGACAGGGTCACTCCCAGTGCCCGTCTCGTGAAGGACATACGCCTTCTGCACCCCAGGCAGCTGCCCACGATGCTGGTCCCCAAGACAGCCACAGGACCTGCGATGCTGGGGCCGAGTGCATGCCTGACGCCTTGGCTGCCGAGGGAGGAGTAGCCCCAGCCACAGGGCTCTGGATGCCTGGGTTCTGCCCCAGAGAAAAGGCCGAGCGTGTGAGGAATTGCGCTGCCCTCCCTCGAGACTTTATTGACCAAGTGGTTTTACAAGTGGCAAATTTGTTGTTAGATGGAAAGAACTTAACCACGGGGAGCTCTGAGGACGGGAGTCTGAAGACCTGGAATGAAGGAG GGAGCCTTTCCCTGGCAGAAGTGGCTGCAGAACTGAGCCCAGAGACCCTGCAGCAGCTGAAGCGGGAGTGTGGAGGCCTACAGACCCTGCTCAGGAATAAccatcaggtgtttgaag TTCTGAATGGGCAAGTTCACATCCGTGACTGGCGGCGAGAGCTGCAGAGGGAGAAGCCTCCAGAAGCCAAGCGGAGTCTGCCTGCGGAGGTGTTCAAGACGCGCATCTGCTGGTTCTTCACTCACCATCCTGATGGCTGCGTGCTGCCTGCCGCCCTTTGCCCCTTTGCCCATGGGCCTGAAGAGCTGCGCCCGTCCCAAACCtcaaagaagcagaagcaggctcCCTGA
- the Trmt44 gene encoding probable tRNA (uracil-O(2)-)-methyltransferase isoform X1 — MAELGRVRLSDPDGLLPTGFWVAVAVWLERPQVANKRLCGARTEARRSASLPRAQTEKGPRRGQEPGLEELDAGEPGQASPEGEPGLGPRGLEGYVSAADLDSLWHRVSQSLVHDNPEMLAFISGPAMGSQPEAPQKLDLVLRTVIPKASPRCPLTAPKKELVMQDVTNGSVTFLPLEEDDEGNLEVKMSNVYQLRLHHSEGEWFISVLIFCPERWYSDGVVYPKPAWLREELLSKLARWAVENRKSEFKSTLSLVSVLRYSRLYQELKEKYRDMVKVWPEVTDPEKFVYEDVAIATYLLILWEDERTERGVTTKQSFVDLGCGNGLLVHILSSEGHPGRGIDVRRRKIWDMYGPQTQLEEGSIIPSDKTLFPGVDWLIGNHSDELTPWIPVIAARSSYTCRFFVLPCCFFDFVGRYHRRQSRKTQYREYLDFVLEVGLSCGFHMQEDCLRIPSTKRVCLIGKSRTYLPSSELWMDEQRTRYLHSRQGHSQCPSREGHTPSAPQAAAHDAGPQDSHRTCDAGAECMPDALAAEGGVAPATGLWMPGFCPREKAERVRNCAALPRDFIDQVVLQVANLLLDGKNLTTGSSEDGSLKTWNEGGSLSLAEVAAELSPETLQQLKRECGGLQTLLRNNHQVFEVLNGQVHIRDWRRELQREKPPEAKRSLPAEVFKTRICWFFTHHPDGCVLPAALCPFAHGPEELRPSQTSKKQKQAP, encoded by the exons ATGGCTGAGCTGGGCAGAGTGAGGTTGTCTGACCCCGATGGTCTGCTACCCACGGGCTTCTGGGTCGCCGTGGCCGTGTGGCTGGAGAGGCCACAGGTGGCCAACAAGCGGCTGTGCGGCGCCCGCACCGAGGCCCGCAGGAGCGCTTCCCTGCCCCGCGCCCAGACAGAGAAAGGACCGCGGCGGGGACAGGAACCCGGGCTGGAGGAGCTTGACGCGGGCGAACCCGGACAAGCTTCTCCCGAGGGAGAGCCAGGCTTAGGACCTAGGGGCCTCGAAGGTTACGTCTCCGCGGCTGACCTGGACTCTCTGTGGCACCGAGTCTCCCAAAGCCTTGTCCACGACAATCCGGAAATGTTGGCCTTCATCTCTGGGCCCGCGATGGGTTCTCAGCCTGAAGCCCCTCAGAAGCTCGACCTGGTTCTCAGAACCGTCATCCCGAAAGCGAGCCCTCGCTGCCCGCTTACAGCACCGAAGAAAGAACTGGTGATGCAAG ATGTCACCAATGGGAGTGTCACCTTTTTACCCTTGGAAGAAGATGATGAGGGGAATTTGGAGGTTAAAATGAGCAATGTGTATCAGCTCCGGCTCCATCACAGTGAAGGAGAATG GTTCatatctgttttaattttctgtccaGAGAGGTGGTATTCAGATGGCGTTGTCTATCCCAAACCTGCCTGGCTTAGAGAAGAACTGCTGTCCAAGCTGGCCAGGTGGGCCGTGGAGAACAGGAAGAGTGAATTTAAAAGCACCCTTTCCCTGGTGTCTGTCCTGCGCTACAGCAGGCTGTACCAGGAGCTCAAAGAGAAGTACAGAGACATGGTAAAG GTTTGGCCTGAAGTAACAGATCCTGAAAAGTTTGTCTATGAAGACGTGGCCATCGCTACATACCTGCTG ATTCTATGGGAAGACGAGAGAACCGAGAGGGGAGTCACCACCAAGCAGTCCTTCGTGGACTTAGGGTGTGGAAATGGCCTCCTGGTTCACATCTTGAGCAGTGAGGGG CATCCAGGCAGAGGGATTGATGTCCGAAGAAGGAAGATCTGGGACATGTATGGACCCCAAACTCAGCTGGAG GAAGGTTCCATCATCCCGAGTGACAAGACCCTGTTCCCTGGTGTTGATTGGCTGATTGGTAACCATTCTGATGAGCTCACTCCCTGGATCCCTGTCATTGCAGCCAG GTCTTCCTACACCTGCCGTTTCTTCGTCCTGCCCTGCTGTTTCTTTGACTTTGTGGGGCGATACCACCGGCGGCAGAGCAGGAAGACACAGTACCGTGAGTACCTGGACTTCGTGCTGGAGGTGGGACTTTCCTGTGGCTTCCACATGCAGGAAGACTGCCTCAGGATTCCTTCTACCAAGCGG GTCTGCCTCATTGGAAAATCCAGAACATACCTGCCTTCTTCAGAGCTCTGGATGGATGAGCAGAGGACTCGGTACCTCCACAGCAGACAGGGTCACTCCCAGTGCCCGTCTCGTGAAGGACATACGCCTTCTGCACCCCAGGCAGCTGCCCACGATGCTGGTCCCCAAGACAGCCACAGGACCTGCGATGCTGGGGCCGAGTGCATGCCTGACGCCTTGGCTGCCGAGGGAGGAGTAGCCCCAGCCACAGGGCTCTGGATGCCTGGGTTCTGCCCCAGAGAAAAGGCCGAGCGTGTGAGGAATTGCGCTGCCCTCCCTCGAGACTTTATTGACCAAGTGGTTTTACAAGTGGCAAATTTGTTGTTAGATGGAAAGAACTTAACCACGGGGAGCTCTGAGGACGGGAGTCTGAAGACCTGGAATGAAGGAG GGAGCCTTTCCCTGGCAGAAGTGGCTGCAGAACTGAGCCCAGAGACCCTGCAGCAGCTGAAGCGGGAGTGTGGAGGCCTACAGACCCTGCTCAGGAATAAccatcaggtgtttgaag TTCTGAATGGGCAAGTTCACATCCGTGACTGGCGGCGAGAGCTGCAGAGGGAGAAGCCTCCAGAAGCCAAGCGGAGTCTGCCTGCGGAGGTGTTCAAGACGCGCATCTGCTGGTTCTTCACTCACCATCCTGATGGCTGCGTGCTGCCTGCCGCCCTTTGCCCCTTTGCCCATGGGCCTGAAGAGCTGCGCCCGTCCCAAACCtcaaagaagcagaagcaggctcCCTGA